The following are encoded in a window of Amycolatopsis lexingtonensis genomic DNA:
- a CDS encoding fatty acid desaturase family protein, giving the protein MTGLQDRLTPAQVEEFGRELDALRQRIVDDLGQEDVDYIHNVIKTQRGLEVAGRALLFAGFFPPAWLAGVGALSVAKILDNMEIGHNVMHGQYDWTRDPALSSQRFEWDTVAPAENWRHSHNYIHHTYTNIVDKDRDVGYGILRMDTAQKWHPYYLGNPVYATLLALFFQWGVMLHDLEVENVVKGERSWADNVPVLRRILRKASRQVGKDYVLFPLLTGPLAPLTFLGNATANLTRNLWAFAIIFCGHFPADVESFTEEETSEESRGQWYLRQILGSANITGGPLFHIMSGNLSHQIEHHLFPDIPARRYPQIAGEVRAICEKYGLPYHTGPLHKQLWSVAKKIVKLALPQTSPSPTTVEPDRQLRAA; this is encoded by the coding sequence ATGACCGGTCTGCAGGATCGCCTGACCCCGGCGCAGGTCGAGGAGTTCGGCCGCGAGCTCGACGCGCTGCGCCAGCGGATCGTCGACGACCTCGGCCAGGAGGACGTCGACTACATCCACAACGTCATCAAGACCCAGCGCGGCCTGGAGGTCGCCGGCCGCGCGCTGCTGTTCGCCGGGTTCTTCCCGCCCGCGTGGCTCGCCGGCGTCGGCGCGCTGTCGGTGGCGAAGATCCTCGACAACATGGAGATCGGCCACAACGTCATGCACGGCCAGTACGACTGGACGCGCGACCCGGCGCTGAGCTCGCAGCGCTTCGAGTGGGACACGGTGGCGCCCGCGGAGAACTGGCGGCACTCGCACAACTACATCCACCACACGTACACGAACATCGTCGACAAGGACCGCGACGTCGGCTACGGCATCCTGCGGATGGACACCGCCCAGAAGTGGCACCCGTACTACCTGGGCAACCCGGTGTACGCGACGCTGCTGGCGCTGTTCTTCCAGTGGGGCGTCATGCTGCACGACCTCGAGGTCGAGAACGTCGTCAAGGGCGAGCGGTCGTGGGCCGACAACGTGCCGGTGCTGCGTCGCATCCTGCGTAAGGCGTCGCGGCAGGTGGGCAAGGACTACGTGCTGTTCCCGCTGCTGACCGGCCCGCTGGCGCCGCTGACGTTCCTCGGCAACGCGACGGCGAACCTGACCCGCAACCTGTGGGCGTTCGCGATCATCTTCTGCGGCCACTTCCCGGCCGACGTCGAGAGCTTCACCGAGGAAGAGACGTCGGAAGAGTCGCGCGGCCAGTGGTACCTGCGCCAGATCCTCGGCTCGGCGAACATCACCGGCGGCCCGCTGTTCCACATCATGAGCGGCAACCTGTCGCACCAGATCGAGCACCACCTGTTCCCCGACATCCCGGCGCGCCGCTACCCGCAGATCGCCGGCGAGGTGCGCGCGATCTGCGAGAAGTACGGCCTCCCGTACCACACGGGGCCGCTGCACAAGCAGCTCTGGTCGGTCGCGAAGAAGATCGTGAAGCTCGCGCTCCCGCAGACTTCGCCCTCGCCGACTACCGTGGAACCCGACCGGCAGCTCCGAGCAGCGTGA
- a CDS encoding secondary thiamine-phosphate synthase enzyme YjbQ — MYSTEIEVRTGSEAVVHDLTREAEAFLRDADAADGLLHVWVPHATAGLAILETGAGSDEDLLTALDELLPRDGRWRHRHGSPGHGRDHVLPALVPPYATIPVLGGVLALGTWQSICLVDTNLDNPVRKVRFSLLAG; from the coding sequence ATGTACTCCACCGAGATCGAGGTCCGCACCGGCTCCGAAGCCGTCGTCCACGACCTCACCCGCGAAGCCGAGGCCTTCCTGCGCGACGCCGACGCGGCCGACGGGCTGCTGCACGTCTGGGTCCCGCACGCCACCGCCGGGCTGGCGATCCTGGAGACCGGCGCCGGCAGCGACGAAGACCTGCTGACCGCGCTCGACGAGCTCCTCCCCCGCGACGGCCGCTGGCGGCACCGGCACGGGAGCCCGGGTCACGGCCGTGACCACGTGCTCCCGGCGCTGGTGCCGCCGTACGCGACGATCCCGGTGCTGGGCGGTGTGCTCGCGCTGGGCACCTGGCAGTCGATCTGCCTAGTGGACACCAACCTCGACAACCCGGTCCGCAAGGTGCGGTTCAGCCTGCTCGCGGGCTGA
- a CDS encoding LuxR C-terminal-related transcriptional regulator, with product MRIVIAEDSTILRQGLVELLTFRGHEVVAAVKDADALRAAVESHTPDVSIVDIRMPPTHTDEGLRAAIALRGALPGCAILLFSQYVETKYAAQLLADRAGGVGYLLKDRVAEVSDFLDALRRVADGETVLDPEVVSQLFSATRQTDALDSLTPREREVLGLMAEGRSNSAIAAKLFLSAGSVEKYVTSIFGKLGLPPSEGDNRRVLAVLRYLDS from the coding sequence ATGCGGATCGTCATCGCGGAGGACTCCACCATCCTGCGCCAAGGCCTCGTCGAGCTGCTGACCTTCCGCGGCCACGAGGTCGTCGCCGCGGTCAAGGACGCCGACGCGCTGCGGGCCGCCGTCGAAAGCCACACCCCCGACGTGTCCATTGTGGACATCCGGATGCCGCCGACGCACACCGACGAAGGCCTGCGGGCCGCGATCGCCCTGCGCGGCGCGCTGCCGGGCTGCGCCATCCTGCTGTTCTCCCAGTACGTCGAGACGAAGTACGCGGCACAGCTGCTGGCCGACCGCGCGGGCGGCGTCGGCTACCTGCTGAAGGACCGCGTCGCGGAGGTGTCGGACTTCCTGGACGCGCTGCGCCGGGTCGCGGACGGCGAGACCGTGCTCGACCCCGAAGTCGTCAGCCAGCTGTTCTCCGCGACGCGCCAGACCGACGCGCTCGACAGCCTCACGCCACGCGAACGCGAAGTGCTGGGCCTGATGGCCGAAGGCCGGTCGAACTCCGCGATCGCGGCGAAGCTGTTCCTCTCGGCCGGTTCCGTGGAGAAGTACGTGACCTCGATCTTCGGCAAGCTCGGCCTGCCACCGTCCGAAGGGGACAATCGGCGGGTGCTCGCGGTGCTGCGCTACCTCGACTCCTGA
- a CDS encoding Re/Si-specific NAD(P)(+) transhydrogenase subunit alpha: MTDSEQSQQLTVGVVTESRPGERRVAMVPKLVGRLAQRGLRVVVEPGAGAGAHLSDDAYTQAGAELGDAWGAPIVVKVNPPTPDEVAKLSRGSVLVGFLDPRGNPDGLAKLEEAGLRAFAMEAIPRISRAQAMDALSSQASIGGYRAVLLAAQKLPRFFPMLTTAAGTVPPAKVLVLGAGVAGLQALATAKRLGAQTTGYDVRPEVAEQVKSLGAQFLDLGIEAVGEGGYARELTPEEREEQQRRLTEAITKFDVVITTALVPGRKAPTLVTADAVKGMPAGSVVVDLAGETGGNCELTKPGEDVVEHDVTISSPLNLPAEMPSHASELYARNVTELLELLVTKEGALELNFEDEIVAGACVAGREGSPS, encoded by the coding sequence GTGACGGACAGCGAACAGAGTCAGCAGCTCACCGTGGGTGTGGTGACGGAGTCACGCCCCGGGGAGCGCCGGGTCGCCATGGTGCCCAAACTGGTCGGGCGGCTGGCGCAGCGAGGGCTGCGCGTGGTCGTCGAACCGGGTGCCGGGGCCGGGGCGCACCTGAGTGACGACGCGTACACCCAGGCGGGCGCCGAACTCGGCGACGCGTGGGGCGCGCCGATCGTCGTGAAGGTCAACCCGCCCACGCCGGACGAGGTCGCGAAGCTGAGCCGGGGATCCGTGCTCGTCGGCTTCCTCGATCCGCGCGGAAACCCGGACGGGCTCGCGAAGCTCGAAGAAGCGGGCCTTCGCGCGTTCGCGATGGAGGCGATCCCGCGGATCTCCCGGGCCCAGGCGATGGACGCGCTGTCGTCGCAGGCCAGCATCGGCGGCTACCGCGCCGTGCTGCTCGCGGCGCAGAAGCTCCCGCGCTTCTTCCCGATGCTCACCACCGCGGCGGGCACCGTCCCGCCGGCCAAGGTGCTGGTGCTCGGCGCCGGCGTCGCCGGCCTGCAGGCGCTCGCCACGGCCAAGCGGCTCGGCGCGCAGACCACCGGCTACGACGTGCGGCCCGAGGTCGCCGAGCAGGTCAAGTCGCTCGGCGCGCAGTTCCTCGACCTCGGCATCGAAGCGGTCGGCGAAGGCGGGTACGCCCGCGAGCTGACGCCGGAAGAGCGCGAGGAGCAGCAGCGGCGGCTCACCGAGGCCATCACGAAGTTCGACGTCGTGATCACCACCGCGCTGGTGCCGGGCCGCAAGGCGCCGACGCTGGTCACCGCGGACGCCGTCAAGGGCATGCCGGCCGGGTCGGTCGTGGTCGACCTCGCGGGCGAGACCGGCGGCAACTGCGAGCTGACCAAGCCGGGCGAGGACGTCGTGGAGCACGACGTCACCATCTCGTCCCCGCTGAACCTGCCCGCCGAAATGCCTTCGCACGCCAGCGAGCTGTATGCCCGCAACGTCACCGAGCTGCTGGAGCTGCTGGTGACGAAGGAAGGCGCGCTGGAGCTGAACTTCGAAGACGAGATCGTCGCCGGTGCCTGCGTGGCCGGGCGCGAAGGGAGCCCGTCGTGA
- a CDS encoding ferredoxin reductase, which produces MTALIPRRVRSLASLAEALLTPHGMDRYLELVDPMLVRREIRGLVTAVRKQTPDSVTLTVKPSRAWPGFTAGQYVRLQVEIDGVRRTRCYSPCGSQYDGELEFTVKEQGLVSGYLNRAIGVGSVVNLSTPDGSFTLPATRPGRVLLIAGGSGITPVLAMARTLVAEGHDGEIVFVQYSNGPADALYRTELAELAERHPGLRVVHAYTHTQGGELRGFFSPDHLEQVAPWFRDAEAFVCGPKPLMDAVRDHLGERVHTEEFTPPALTFDTENAEGQVRFKRSGRECANSGKPLLEQAEEAGLLPEHGCRMGICFSCTQLKTAGRVRNAKTGEISGEEDEEIQLCISVPVGDVEIDA; this is translated from the coding sequence ATGACGGCGCTCATCCCCCGGCGGGTGCGCAGCCTCGCCTCGCTGGCCGAGGCACTGCTGACGCCGCACGGGATGGACCGGTACCTGGAGCTCGTCGACCCGATGCTGGTCCGCCGCGAGATCCGCGGGCTGGTCACGGCGGTGCGCAAGCAGACGCCGGACAGCGTCACCCTCACGGTGAAGCCCAGCCGCGCGTGGCCGGGTTTCACCGCCGGCCAGTACGTCCGCCTGCAGGTGGAGATCGACGGCGTCCGGCGCACGCGGTGCTATTCGCCGTGCGGTTCGCAGTACGACGGCGAACTGGAGTTCACGGTCAAGGAGCAGGGCCTGGTGTCCGGCTACCTGAACCGCGCGATCGGCGTCGGCTCGGTGGTCAACCTGTCCACTCCGGACGGGAGCTTCACCTTGCCCGCCACCCGGCCCGGCCGCGTGCTGCTGATCGCCGGCGGCAGCGGCATCACGCCGGTGCTCGCGATGGCCCGCACGCTCGTGGCCGAGGGTCACGACGGCGAGATCGTGTTCGTGCAGTACTCGAACGGGCCGGCCGACGCGCTGTACCGCACCGAACTGGCCGAGCTCGCCGAGCGGCACCCGGGCCTGCGGGTCGTGCACGCCTACACCCACACCCAGGGCGGCGAACTGCGCGGCTTCTTCTCCCCGGACCACCTCGAACAGGTGGCGCCGTGGTTCCGCGACGCCGAGGCGTTCGTCTGCGGCCCGAAGCCGCTGATGGACGCCGTGCGTGATCATTTGGGTGAACGCGTGCACACCGAAGAGTTCACGCCGCCGGCGTTGACCTTCGACACGGAGAACGCCGAGGGCCAGGTGCGCTTCAAGCGCAGCGGGCGGGAGTGCGCGAACTCGGGGAAGCCGTTGCTGGAGCAGGCCGAAGAAGCGGGCCTGTTGCCGGAGCACGGCTGCCGGATGGGCATCTGCTTCTCCTGCACCCAGCTGAAGACCGCCGGGCGCGTCCGCAACGCGAAGACGGGCGAGATCTCCGGCGAAGAAGACGAAGAAATCCAGCTCTGCATCTCCGTCCCGGTCGGGGACGTCGAGATCGACGCTTAG
- a CDS encoding NAD(P) transhydrogenase subunit alpha has product MSPLVQNLAVLVLAGFVGFAVISKVPNTLHTPLMSGTNAIHGIVLLGGLVVLGLGVDGVFNKILLVIAIAFGTINVVGGFLVTDRMLSMFKGKKPAPAEEDDK; this is encoded by the coding sequence GTGAGCCCACTCGTGCAGAACCTGGCCGTGCTGGTGCTCGCCGGGTTCGTCGGCTTCGCCGTCATCTCCAAGGTGCCCAACACCCTGCACACGCCGCTGATGTCCGGCACGAACGCCATCCACGGCATCGTGCTGCTCGGCGGCCTGGTCGTGCTCGGGCTCGGCGTCGACGGCGTCTTCAACAAGATCCTGCTGGTGATCGCCATCGCCTTCGGCACGATCAACGTCGTCGGCGGCTTCCTGGTCACCGACCGGATGCTGTCGATGTTCAAGGGCAAGAAGCCCGCACCCGCCGAGGAGGACGACAAGTGA
- a CDS encoding sensor histidine kinase: MGSRPRPGETEPVTSLDLPRPHLLRRVFGPLAARDFRAEYAWLWLAGPLSLFSLFTFLALVFAGLWLTPVLLGFLVLAGALLYARALGAAHRGLAKALLGVSVPAPRRPELKPGLWSWVKARVGDPAGWRTAGYLLLRLPLTFAGLLAVGSATVYGVAATSFAVFWFPLGERELPTFGIRADHWAGALAWSASGLLVLVVLPRVTHAFTALDRLLVVGLLGERVLSERVRDLEESRATAVEDAALRLRRIERDLHDGAQAQLVALSMKLGLAKEELEGVDLPQVKELVTAAHTNAKQALTELRDLARGIHPAALDAGLDVALATLVATSGIDARITVHLPRRPPPSLETIVYFSAAELLTNAAKHGGTTSVEVTEERDVLWLRVRDHGGGGARVVPGGGLAGVAERLRTVDGELAVTSPAGGPTEVTARVPLPR; the protein is encoded by the coding sequence ATGGGCAGCAGGCCCCGCCCGGGCGAAACTGAACCCGTGACCAGCCTCGATCTGCCCCGACCCCACCTGCTCCGCCGGGTGTTCGGCCCCCTCGCCGCGCGGGACTTCCGGGCCGAGTACGCCTGGCTGTGGCTCGCCGGCCCGCTCAGCCTGTTCTCCCTCTTCACCTTCCTCGCCCTCGTCTTCGCCGGCCTCTGGCTGACGCCGGTCCTGCTCGGCTTCCTCGTTCTCGCCGGCGCGCTGCTCTACGCCCGCGCCCTCGGCGCCGCCCACCGCGGCCTCGCGAAAGCCCTGCTCGGCGTGAGCGTCCCCGCCCCGCGCCGTCCCGAGCTGAAACCCGGGCTCTGGAGCTGGGTGAAGGCCCGCGTCGGCGACCCGGCGGGCTGGCGCACGGCCGGCTACCTGCTGCTCCGGCTCCCGCTGACCTTCGCGGGCCTGCTCGCCGTGGGCTCCGCGACGGTCTACGGCGTGGCCGCGACCTCCTTCGCCGTCTTCTGGTTCCCGCTCGGCGAACGGGAGCTGCCGACCTTCGGCATCCGGGCCGACCATTGGGCCGGCGCGCTCGCCTGGTCGGCGTCGGGGCTGCTGGTGCTCGTGGTGCTGCCGCGGGTGACGCACGCCTTCACCGCGCTCGACCGGCTGCTGGTCGTCGGCCTGCTCGGCGAGCGGGTGCTGTCCGAACGGGTCCGCGACCTCGAGGAGAGCCGCGCGACCGCGGTCGAGGACGCCGCCCTGCGGCTGCGGCGCATCGAGCGCGACCTCCACGACGGCGCCCAAGCCCAGCTCGTCGCGCTGTCGATGAAGCTCGGCCTGGCCAAGGAGGAACTCGAAGGCGTCGACCTCCCCCAGGTGAAAGAGCTGGTCACCGCCGCGCACACCAACGCGAAGCAGGCTTTGACCGAGCTGCGCGACCTCGCCCGCGGCATCCACCCCGCCGCGCTGGACGCCGGTCTCGACGTCGCGCTCGCCACGCTCGTCGCGACGTCCGGGATCGACGCGCGGATCACCGTGCACCTGCCGCGCCGCCCGCCGCCGTCGCTGGAGACGATCGTCTACTTCAGCGCCGCCGAGCTGCTCACCAACGCCGCGAAGCACGGCGGGACGACGTCCGTCGAAGTCACGGAGGAGCGCGACGTCCTGTGGCTGCGGGTGCGCGACCACGGGGGCGGCGGCGCCCGGGTCGTGCCCGGTGGTGGCCTGGCCGGCGTCGCCGAACGGCTGCGGACCGTCGACGGCGAGCTCGCCGTCACCAGCCCCGCGGGTGGTCCGACCGAAGTGACCGCACGGGTGCCGCTGCCCCGCTAG
- a CDS encoding HAD family hydrolase gives MTKKRLVLWDIDHTLVDFTELGSAWYATAFTAATGATLRVNPVFGGRTELATTTDLLTANGFEAAQETIEALFEALVAESERAAHRFPAEARVLPGAVEALTAFAGHGGVVQTLVTGNLPEISRHKLAAFGLQEHLDLEIGGYGTLSVHRPDLVPHAMGLAAAKHGTEFDAGEVVVIGDTPNDVKAALDNGAVSIAVATGHFSAEELSAAGAHTVLPDLADTDAVRAAVLG, from the coding sequence GTGACGAAGAAGCGGCTGGTGCTCTGGGACATCGACCACACCCTCGTGGACTTCACCGAGCTGGGTTCGGCCTGGTACGCGACGGCGTTCACCGCCGCGACCGGGGCCACCCTGCGCGTCAACCCGGTGTTCGGGGGCCGCACGGAGCTCGCCACGACGACCGACCTGCTCACCGCGAACGGCTTCGAGGCCGCGCAGGAGACGATCGAAGCGCTGTTCGAAGCCCTCGTGGCGGAGTCCGAACGCGCCGCGCACCGCTTTCCGGCGGAAGCCCGCGTGCTGCCGGGCGCGGTCGAGGCGCTGACCGCGTTCGCCGGGCACGGCGGCGTCGTCCAGACGCTGGTCACCGGCAACCTGCCGGAGATCTCGCGGCACAAGCTCGCCGCGTTCGGCCTCCAGGAGCACCTCGACCTGGAGATCGGCGGCTACGGCACGCTTTCGGTGCACCGCCCCGACCTGGTGCCGCACGCCATGGGGCTGGCCGCGGCCAAGCACGGCACCGAGTTCGACGCCGGCGAGGTCGTCGTCATCGGCGACACCCCGAACGACGTCAAGGCCGCATTGGACAACGGCGCGGTCTCCATCGCCGTGGCGACCGGCCACTTCTCCGCCGAGGAACTGTCCGCGGCGGGCGCGCACACCGTCCTGCCGGACCTGGCCGACACCGACGCCGTCCGCGCCGCCGTGCTCGGCTGA
- a CDS encoding bifunctional lysylphosphatidylglycerol flippase/synthetase MprF has protein sequence MTQTGAAGKLAGGGRVRATAAVLRERLPFTSTVTAAMLVLAVASGALWNAAEDRAAYPFIAYGLPSLEAGRWWTMLTGPFFAVIPWYYLPMVGSFALFAGFAEWQLGTRRAMAVTIGGQIASVLVATQFLALCRNSGWLWAERMAGSLDVGFSGGALAAVAVASATLRPPWALRLRAGLCVYAGVAIVYVGTLADLVHFFALLLAIPLGKRLVGGRRSADAAGPNLREWRLLAVAGLLLLTVAEIVMFLVPGNGPFGSTEGVSLSAPELAILVVLVLPMLNGLRRGGRVAWRWAAALSAFVTLQGLAVATLVGLADVFGGDYDTEGLPLFFVDNLLWTVELGVLIAARHAFRVPSRRRLRRHAQGPGPALARSLLGRHGGSTLSWMTTWPRNTYFVREDGRSYLAYRRHAGVAVALGDPIAPDGTAAATVTEFTTMCENSGLVPCVFSATEATVAATRELGWQHVQVAEDNVLDLDGLEFRGKAWQDVRSALNKAAKQQIDFRLVRLADQPEPILAQVRALSEEWIADKGMPEMGFTLGGLDEAMDPATRVGLAVDAEGTVHGVTSWLPVHTGAGKIGGWTLDVMRRSAHGFRPVMEFLIASACLAFRDEGARFVSLSGAPLARSGSGAARPVDRVLESLGRVMEPYYGFRSLHAFKAKFQPRHVPLYLAFRDEADLPRIGLALSRAYLPDVRLRELAKLVSSSRAR, from the coding sequence ATGACTCAAACAGGGGCGGCGGGCAAGCTCGCCGGAGGGGGACGTGTCCGGGCAACGGCCGCGGTGCTCAGAGAGCGGCTGCCGTTCACCAGCACCGTCACGGCGGCCATGCTCGTGCTCGCCGTCGCGTCGGGGGCGCTCTGGAACGCGGCCGAAGACCGCGCGGCCTACCCGTTCATCGCCTACGGACTGCCGTCACTGGAGGCGGGCCGGTGGTGGACCATGCTCACCGGGCCGTTCTTCGCCGTCATCCCTTGGTACTACTTGCCGATGGTCGGCAGCTTCGCGCTCTTCGCCGGCTTCGCCGAGTGGCAGCTGGGAACGCGGCGCGCGATGGCCGTGACCATCGGCGGCCAGATCGCTTCCGTCCTCGTCGCCACGCAGTTCCTCGCGCTGTGCCGCAACTCCGGCTGGCTGTGGGCCGAGCGGATGGCGGGCAGCCTCGACGTCGGGTTCTCCGGCGGCGCGCTCGCCGCGGTCGCGGTCGCCAGCGCGACGCTGCGGCCGCCGTGGGCGCTGCGGCTGCGGGCCGGGCTGTGCGTGTACGCCGGCGTCGCGATCGTCTACGTCGGCACGCTGGCCGACCTCGTGCACTTCTTCGCGCTGCTGCTGGCGATCCCGCTCGGCAAGCGGCTCGTCGGCGGCCGGCGCTCCGCCGACGCGGCGGGCCCGAACCTGCGGGAGTGGCGGCTGCTGGCCGTCGCCGGCCTGCTGCTGCTCACCGTCGCCGAGATCGTGATGTTCCTGGTCCCCGGTAACGGGCCGTTCGGGTCGACGGAAGGGGTTTCGCTGTCGGCGCCGGAGCTGGCGATCCTCGTGGTGCTCGTGCTGCCGATGCTCAACGGGCTGCGCCGGGGCGGGCGCGTCGCGTGGCGCTGGGCGGCCGCGCTGTCGGCTTTCGTGACGCTGCAAGGGCTCGCCGTCGCCACGCTCGTCGGGCTGGCCGACGTCTTCGGCGGAGACTACGACACCGAGGGCCTGCCGCTGTTCTTCGTCGACAATCTCTTGTGGACGGTCGAGCTCGGCGTCCTGATCGCCGCGCGCCACGCGTTCCGGGTGCCTTCGCGACGCCGGCTGCGGCGCCACGCGCAGGGCCCGGGTCCGGCGCTGGCCCGCTCGCTCCTGGGACGTCACGGCGGCAGCACGCTGTCGTGGATGACGACCTGGCCGCGCAACACCTACTTCGTCCGGGAAGACGGCCGGTCCTACCTCGCCTACCGGCGGCACGCGGGCGTCGCGGTCGCGCTCGGCGACCCGATCGCGCCGGACGGCACCGCGGCGGCCACGGTCACCGAATTCACCACGATGTGCGAGAACTCCGGCCTGGTGCCGTGCGTGTTCTCGGCGACGGAAGCCACCGTCGCGGCGACGCGCGAGCTGGGCTGGCAGCACGTCCAGGTCGCCGAGGACAACGTGCTGGACCTCGACGGTCTTGAGTTCCGCGGCAAGGCGTGGCAGGACGTCCGGTCCGCGCTGAACAAGGCCGCCAAGCAGCAGATCGACTTCCGGCTGGTGCGCTTGGCCGACCAGCCGGAACCCATCCTCGCCCAGGTCCGGGCCCTCTCGGAGGAGTGGATCGCCGACAAGGGCATGCCGGAGATGGGGTTCACCCTCGGCGGGCTCGACGAGGCGATGGACCCGGCCACCCGGGTCGGCCTCGCGGTCGACGCGGAGGGCACCGTTCACGGCGTGACGTCGTGGCTCCCGGTCCACACGGGAGCGGGCAAGATCGGCGGCTGGACGCTCGACGTCATGCGCCGCAGCGCGCACGGTTTCCGCCCGGTGATGGAGTTCCTCATCGCGTCGGCCTGCCTGGCGTTCCGCGACGAAGGCGCGCGGTTCGTCTCGCTGTCGGGCGCACCGCTGGCCCGCAGCGGCTCCGGCGCGGCGCGGCCGGTGGACCGGGTGCTGGAGTCGCTGGGCCGCGTGATGGAGCCGTACTACGGTTTCCGTTCGCTGCACGCGTTCAAGGCGAAGTTCCAGCCGCGGCACGTCCCGCTGTACCTGGCGTTCCGCGACGAAGCCGACCTGCCCCGGATCGGGCTGGCGCTGAGCCGGGCGTACCTGCCGGACGTCCGGCTGCGGGAACTGGCGAAGCTGGTCAGTAGCTCTCGGGCACGCTGA
- a CDS encoding TetR family transcriptional regulator: MSNAVDIRTLVDVSEEPVSRQERKQRTRQALLDTALDLLADRPFATLSLREVAKGAGLVPTAFYRHFATMEELGVALVEEATRTLRGMMRSARTDPDTYQGMISASVATVHQFVRANEDHFRFLTRERYGGGPLARAIAVELRMFSGDLAIDLARFTPLRSWSTEDLHMLADLIVSVMITTTVELLEARPGEDVKITGTAEKRLRLILLGIPHWKTR; this comes from the coding sequence GTGAGCAACGCGGTGGACATCCGTACGCTGGTGGACGTGTCAGAGGAGCCGGTGAGCCGCCAGGAGCGCAAGCAGCGCACGCGCCAGGCGTTGCTGGACACCGCCTTGGACCTGCTGGCGGACCGCCCGTTCGCCACGCTTTCCCTGCGCGAGGTCGCGAAGGGCGCGGGACTGGTGCCGACGGCGTTCTACCGGCACTTCGCCACGATGGAGGAACTCGGCGTCGCGCTAGTCGAAGAAGCGACGCGCACGCTGCGCGGCATGATGCGCTCGGCGCGCACCGACCCGGACACCTACCAGGGCATGATCAGCGCCTCGGTGGCCACGGTGCACCAATTCGTGCGGGCGAACGAGGACCATTTCCGGTTCCTGACCCGCGAGCGCTACGGCGGCGGGCCGCTCGCCCGCGCCATCGCCGTCGAACTGCGCATGTTCTCCGGTGATCTCGCGATCGACCTCGCCCGGTTCACCCCGCTGCGGTCGTGGAGCACCGAAGACCTCCACATGCTGGCCGACTTGATCGTTTCCGTGATGATCACGACGACCGTCGAACTGCTGGAAGCCCGCCCAGGTGAAGACGTGAAAATCACCGGAACGGCGGAAAAACGGCTGCGGTTGATCCTGCTCGGCATCCCGCACTGGAAAACTCGCTGA